A window from Leptothermofonsia sichuanensis E412 encodes these proteins:
- a CDS encoding glycosyltransferase family 2 protein — MLLPISALVPTRHRPVAFARTLHSLAQQSVQPIEMIVIDGSEDDQTEKLCQSQISGLVTQIQYHRATEIGAATQRNQAIAHATQDVIWLMDDDILLEPDCLKCLWETLQSDPQLGGVNAMITNQRYLPPGRISRALFRFLHGQSETSYAGKCIGPALNLLPEDDPDLPEVVPVEWLNTTCTLYRREALPQPLFASHFTGYSLMEDVTLSLTVGRQWKLANARTARIFHDSQPGDHKNNSGVLAAMSLVNRHYVMTQILERRSLNDYIKLIILQLFEVAALLQSIQGWRSLPAVIAGKIRAIAQIMASKSLSSNT; from the coding sequence ATGCTACTCCCCATTTCTGCCCTGGTTCCCACTCGTCACCGTCCGGTAGCCTTTGCCCGGACACTGCACAGCCTTGCCCAACAATCGGTTCAACCGATTGAAATGATTGTTATCGATGGTTCTGAGGATGATCAGACTGAGAAACTTTGCCAGAGTCAGATTTCTGGGCTGGTCACCCAGATTCAATACCATCGGGCAACCGAAATTGGGGCCGCCACTCAGCGCAACCAGGCGATCGCCCATGCTACCCAGGATGTGATCTGGCTGATGGATGACGATATTTTACTGGAACCAGATTGTCTGAAATGCCTCTGGGAAACCTTGCAGAGCGATCCACAACTGGGTGGGGTCAATGCCATGATTACCAATCAACGCTACCTGCCTCCCGGACGCATCAGCCGTGCTCTATTCCGGTTTTTACATGGTCAATCAGAAACCAGTTACGCTGGGAAATGTATTGGTCCTGCTCTGAATCTACTACCGGAAGATGACCCTGATTTACCAGAAGTGGTGCCTGTGGAATGGCTGAATACAACCTGCACCCTCTATCGTCGGGAAGCATTGCCGCAGCCACTCTTTGCCTCCCACTTTACAGGCTATTCCCTGATGGAAGATGTAACTCTATCTCTCACCGTTGGCAGGCAGTGGAAACTGGCAAATGCGCGCACCGCCAGAATCTTTCATGACAGCCAACCGGGAGATCATAAGAATAATTCTGGGGTTCTGGCGGCGATGAGTCTGGTCAATCGCCACTATGTCATGACTCAAATTTTGGAAAGGCGATCGCTCAACGATTACATTAAACTCATCATATTGCAACTGTTTGAAGTAGCAGCATTGCTGCAATCTATCCAGGGATGGCGATCGCTACCTGCTGTCATTGCTGGAAAAATACGGGCGATCGCCCAGATTATGGCTTCAAAGTCACTCAGCAGTAATACTTAA
- a CDS encoding glycosyltransferase codes for MNLKVSILIPCYNTDRWIAQAIESALRQTYPHKEVIVVDDGSTDSSLEIIKGFSDKIRWETGPNRGGNVARNRLLELSTGEWLQYLDADDYLLPDKLDKQIQFLRHHPNVDVIYSPHITEELSEDGIRHTPPALSDLPPPHDLWLLAIQWRLPQTGGLLFRKQALVDINGWREDLKHCQDYDLYVRLLRANKRFAYFNQAGAVYRWWCSGTVTRRKIAEIYRDRLSIQDAIEAHLSASGQLTPIRKDALNQARFEYARRIYSWDKQWAAQVASAVKQKDPHFEPSNQIAPGFYRQLYKTIGFSGAEYVAEVKRKVWK; via the coding sequence ATGAATCTTAAAGTTAGCATCCTGATTCCCTGCTACAACACCGATCGCTGGATTGCTCAGGCGATTGAAAGTGCGCTGAGGCAGACCTATCCCCACAAAGAAGTAATCGTAGTCGATGATGGTTCTACCGACAGTAGTCTGGAAATTATCAAGGGGTTTAGCGACAAAATTCGATGGGAAACTGGACCTAACCGGGGTGGCAATGTTGCCAGAAATCGACTGCTAGAACTGAGTACTGGGGAATGGTTGCAATATCTGGATGCTGATGACTACTTATTGCCCGACAAACTCGACAAACAGATTCAGTTCCTCAGACATCATCCCAATGTTGATGTCATTTACAGTCCCCACATTACAGAAGAATTGAGTGAAGATGGAATACGCCACACTCCTCCTGCCCTTTCCGATCTTCCTCCCCCTCATGATCTCTGGCTTCTTGCCATCCAGTGGCGCTTGCCTCAAACCGGAGGTTTGCTCTTTCGCAAACAGGCACTCGTAGATATCAACGGCTGGCGTGAAGATTTGAAGCATTGCCAGGATTATGATTTGTATGTGCGTCTTTTAAGGGCAAATAAGCGATTTGCTTATTTCAATCAAGCGGGCGCTGTTTATCGCTGGTGGTGTAGTGGAACGGTGACCCGCAGAAAGATTGCAGAAATTTACCGCGATCGCCTGAGCATTCAGGATGCGATCGAAGCTCACTTATCTGCCAGCGGACAACTAACTCCCATTAGAAAAGACGCCCTTAACCAGGCTCGCTTTGAATATGCCCGCCGTATTTATTCCTGGGATAAGCAATGGGCTGCTCAGGTAGCCTCAGCGGTTAAACAGAAAGATCCTCATTTCGAACCTTCTAATCAAATTGCCCCTGGCTTTTACCGCCAACTTTATAAAACAATTGGTTTCTCCGGAGCTGAATACGTTGCTGAAGTAAAACGTAAAGTCTGGAAGTAA
- a CDS encoding glycosyltransferase family 2 protein gives MELCEVRVPTYKRPRLLERALKSLIAQDYCCWKAIVMDDSPAQEAKLIVDSLADDRIIYSPNSQNLGGAGNLDRAFASHSLVDGTYACVLEDDNWLLPNYLSENISSLKRRNVTLLLRNQQIWTQTEHTSEPTGRTTRGDWFASKIYDPFELHAHLFFFETISNGGLFWKTSIKTQLQVGIQVSDAGLQEYCRALQIQDHLLFEPEPLCCWAEMPSNLSLRNPAANRVFGRGVQAIKMKLIQTSGSAIIQQAEEIARDLNKLPEFEQSLVDALYISYSFKCINKVNALKQYCKSYARYLFVKNPLQAHFEAKYTT, from the coding sequence ATGGAACTGTGCGAAGTCAGAGTACCCACTTATAAACGTCCCCGATTACTGGAACGTGCTCTCAAGAGCCTGATCGCCCAGGATTACTGTTGTTGGAAGGCAATTGTCATGGATGATTCTCCAGCACAGGAAGCAAAGCTCATTGTGGACTCACTGGCAGACGATCGCATTATTTACAGCCCCAATTCTCAAAATCTTGGTGGTGCAGGCAACCTGGATCGAGCTTTTGCCTCCCACAGTCTTGTTGATGGGACATATGCCTGCGTTTTGGAAGACGACAACTGGTTATTACCCAATTACCTCTCAGAAAATATTTCTTCTTTAAAGAGAAGAAATGTCACGCTACTACTGCGGAACCAGCAAATCTGGACTCAGACTGAACATACCTCTGAACCGACTGGAAGAACCACTCGCGGTGACTGGTTTGCTTCAAAAATCTACGATCCTTTTGAGCTTCATGCCCATCTCTTCTTTTTTGAAACAATCTCAAACGGAGGACTTTTTTGGAAAACTTCTATAAAAACTCAGCTTCAGGTTGGTATTCAAGTTTCTGATGCTGGTCTACAGGAATATTGTCGAGCGCTACAGATTCAAGACCACTTACTGTTTGAGCCAGAACCCCTATGCTGTTGGGCAGAAATGCCATCTAACCTTTCCTTGAGAAATCCTGCTGCTAATCGAGTATTTGGGCGTGGAGTGCAGGCAATCAAGATGAAATTGATTCAAACATCAGGGTCTGCCATCATTCAGCAAGCAGAAGAAATTGCTCGTGATCTGAATAAGCTACCTGAGTTTGAGCAGTCTCTAGTCGATGCTTTGTATATAAGTTACTCATTCAAGTGCATTAACAAAGTCAATGCACTTAAGCAATACTGCAAATCCTATGCCAGATACCTCTTTGTTAAGAACCCACTTCAGGCACATTTTGAGGCGAAATATACTACTTGA
- a CDS encoding DNA-directed RNA polymerase subunit gamma translates to MPKLEQRFDYVKIGLASPERIRQWGERTLPNGQVVGEVTKPETINYRTLKPEMDGLFCERIFGPAKDWECHCGKYKRVRHRGIVCERCGVEVTESRVRRHRMGYIKLAAPVAHVWYLKGIPSYMAILLDMALRDVEQIVYFNAYVVLNPGNAENLTYKQLLTEDQWIEIEDELYSEDSKLTGVEVGIGAEALQRLLQDIDLEKEAEQLREEIATSKGQKRAKLIKRLRVIDNFIATGSQPDWMVLSVIPVIPPDLRPMVQLDGGRFATSDLNDLYRRVINRNNRLARLQEILAPEIIVRNEKRMLQEAVDALIDNGRRGRTVVGANNRPLKSLSDIIEGKQGRFRQNLLGKRVDYSGRSVIVVGPKLKIHQCGLPREMAIELFQPFVIHRLIRQGLVNNIKAAKKLIQRNDPTVWDVLEEVIDGHPVMLNRAPTLHRLGIQAFEPILVEGRAIQLHPLVCPAFNADFDGDQMAVHVPLSLEAQAEARLLMLASNNILSPATGRPIITPSQDMVLGCYYLTAENPSASKGAGTYFANLSDAIIAYEQQEVDLHAYVWVRFEGVVETDEPDTEVLEEHRAEDGTVTKLYKFRRVREDAEGNVISQYIRTTPGRIIYNKTIHDALAV, encoded by the coding sequence ATGCCAAAGCTAGAGCAGCGGTTCGACTATGTCAAGATTGGTCTGGCGTCTCCCGAACGAATTCGCCAGTGGGGAGAGCGTACTCTGCCGAATGGGCAGGTAGTTGGTGAGGTGACGAAGCCGGAAACCATTAACTACCGGACATTGAAGCCGGAGATGGATGGGCTGTTCTGCGAACGGATTTTTGGTCCGGCAAAGGACTGGGAATGCCACTGTGGCAAGTATAAGCGGGTGCGACACCGGGGTATTGTTTGTGAGCGTTGCGGAGTTGAAGTCACGGAGTCCCGGGTGCGGCGGCACCGCATGGGGTATATCAAACTGGCTGCCCCTGTTGCCCATGTCTGGTACCTCAAGGGTATCCCCAGTTACATGGCAATTCTGCTGGACATGGCACTGCGGGATGTGGAGCAGATTGTTTATTTTAACGCCTATGTGGTGCTGAATCCAGGCAATGCTGAGAATCTAACCTATAAGCAACTGCTGACGGAAGACCAGTGGATTGAAATTGAAGACGAACTCTACAGTGAAGATTCCAAACTGACTGGAGTGGAAGTCGGGATTGGCGCAGAGGCTTTACAACGCCTGCTCCAGGATATTGATCTGGAGAAGGAAGCCGAACAACTGCGGGAAGAGATTGCGACTTCTAAAGGGCAGAAGCGGGCAAAGCTGATCAAGCGTCTGCGAGTGATTGACAACTTCATTGCTACAGGGTCGCAGCCTGACTGGATGGTACTTTCAGTGATTCCGGTCATCCCGCCTGATCTGCGCCCAATGGTGCAGTTGGACGGGGGGCGGTTTGCCACCTCTGACTTGAATGATTTGTATCGCCGGGTGATTAACCGCAATAACCGCCTGGCACGGTTACAGGAGATTCTGGCTCCTGAAATTATCGTCCGCAATGAGAAGCGGATGCTTCAGGAAGCCGTTGATGCTCTGATTGATAACGGACGGCGTGGTCGCACCGTTGTGGGGGCTAATAACCGTCCCCTCAAGTCCCTATCGGACATCATCGAGGGTAAACAGGGGCGTTTCCGTCAAAACCTGTTGGGTAAGCGGGTGGACTATTCTGGTCGTTCTGTAATTGTGGTTGGTCCAAAACTAAAGATTCACCAGTGCGGATTGCCGCGGGAAATGGCGATCGAGCTGTTCCAACCGTTCGTGATTCATCGCTTGATTCGCCAGGGGCTGGTGAATAACATCAAGGCGGCGAAAAAGCTGATTCAGCGTAATGACCCAACAGTATGGGATGTGTTGGAGGAAGTCATTGATGGGCATCCGGTCATGCTGAACCGGGCACCCACCCTGCACCGTCTGGGGATTCAGGCATTTGAACCGATTCTGGTGGAAGGACGGGCGATTCAACTCCATCCGCTGGTTTGTCCTGCATTTAACGCAGACTTTGACGGTGACCAGATGGCAGTGCACGTTCCCCTTTCCCTGGAAGCCCAGGCAGAAGCACGGTTGTTGATGCTGGCCTCTAATAATATTCTGTCTCCCGCAACCGGGCGTCCGATTATTACTCCCAGTCAGGATATGGTTTTGGGGTGCTACTATCTGACCGCAGAAAATCCAAGTGCCAGCAAAGGAGCAGGGACTTACTTCGCTAATCTGAGCGATGCCATCATTGCCTACGAGCAACAGGAAGTGGATCTCCATGCCTATGTCTGGGTGCGGTTTGAGGGTGTGGTTGAAACCGATGAACCGGATACCGAAGTTTTGGAGGAGCACCGGGCCGAGGATGGTACTGTCACCAAGCTCTATAAGTTCCGTCGGGTACGGGAAGACGCGGAAGGCAATGTGATTTCCCAGTACATCCGCACAACACCGGGACGGATTATCTACAACAAAACCATTCATGATGCTCTCGCAGTGTAG
- a CDS encoding DNA-directed RNA polymerase subunit beta', whose amino-acid sequence MAEQNNQPIFRNRVINKGQLTRLISWAFTNYGTARTAQMADLLKDLGFRYATKAGVSISVDDLQVPASKRQLLDSAEETIRETEDRYTRGEITEVERFQKVIDTWNSTNEDLKNEVVRNFKTNSPLNSVYMMAFSGARGNISQVRQLVGMRGLMANPQGEIIDLPIKTNFREGLTVTEYIISSYGARKGLVDTALRTADSGYLTRRLVDVSQDVIIREVDCGTQRGIVLRSMKDGDRTLIPLKTRLLGRVFARDVLHPVTGEVLATRNQDISETLAEQIEKAGVEEVMVRSPLTCEATRSVCQSCYGWSLAHAKTVDIGEAVGIIAAQSIGEPGTQLTMRTFHTGGVFTGEMARQERASFEGTIRFPKKLRTRPYRTRHGEDALVVESADAKSQITLEGKNGQQQSFSVAQGATVLVRDGETVKPGQILAEVPLTGRSRKTTEKAAKDVASDMAGEVKFADLVPEEKKDRQGNTTRIAQRGGLLWILSGEVYNLPPGAEPIVNNGDRVETGGVIAETKLITEHGGTVRLPQETEGKGGREVEIITASVLLDQARVRVESYQGRDHYLIETNHNQLFSLKATPGTKVTNNQVVAELIDDHYRTQTGGIIKYSGVEVAKRGKAKQGYEVVKGGTLLWIPEEAHEVNKDISLLMVEDGQYVEAGTEVVKDIFCQSSGVVEVTQKNDILREIVIKPGDLHMIDNLDDIITRESTLVNPGQQIMPGLVAEELRYAEYVETPEGPAMLLRPVTEFAVPDEPSVPSQESTSEESGRSIRLRAVQRMPYKDGERVKSVEGLELLKIQLVLEIDKDAPQLAADIELVPDETEPDTLRLQLVILESLVVRRDIAADPTQGSTLTRILVKDGDLIAPGAVVARTEIQCKEAGEVRGIRQGAEAIRRILVVRDADQVTIEIPGKPATVKAGDLLVAGSEIAAGIVLEESGQVVEVGDGYIKLRSARPYRVSPGAVLHIDDGDLVQRGDNLVLLVFERTKTGDIIQGLPRIEELLEARKPKEACILVERAGTAQVTYGEDDSVEVKVIETDGVVTEYNLNPGQNVIVSDGQEVSAGERLTDGPANPHELLEILFKANRESAGIHDAALLSLREVQMFLVNEVQSVYQSQGIDISDKHIEVVVRQMTSKARIDDGGDTTMLPGELVELYQVEQVNEAMSITGGAPAEYTPVLLGITKASLNTDSFISAASFQETTRVLTEAAIEGKSDWLRGLKENVIIGRLIPAGTGFNAYEEVGSPDIDLTYEGINMFDDDTDLRDVVLDDRTARAYGLDSFEDRPNFTFDNFGMTAESPAFSPILEDDDLISDDISDDGDDDDDDDDDDL is encoded by the coding sequence ATGGCAGAGCAGAACAATCAACCAATTTTTCGCAACCGGGTTATCAATAAGGGGCAGTTAACCCGGCTGATCTCTTGGGCATTTACAAATTATGGCACCGCCCGGACTGCTCAGATGGCTGACCTCCTGAAGGATCTGGGCTTCCGTTATGCCACCAAGGCAGGGGTTTCAATCAGTGTGGATGACCTTCAGGTGCCTGCCAGTAAACGGCAGTTGCTTGACTCTGCTGAGGAGACGATTCGGGAAACGGAGGATCGCTATACTCGCGGTGAAATTACAGAAGTTGAGCGATTCCAGAAGGTCATCGATACCTGGAACAGCACCAATGAGGACTTAAAAAACGAAGTTGTTCGTAACTTTAAGACCAACAGTCCGCTCAATTCCGTCTACATGATGGCGTTCTCTGGAGCGCGAGGAAATATCTCCCAGGTTCGTCAGTTGGTGGGAATGCGGGGATTGATGGCAAATCCTCAGGGGGAAATTATTGACCTGCCGATTAAGACGAATTTCCGGGAAGGATTAACCGTCACGGAGTATATTATTTCCTCTTACGGTGCCCGTAAAGGTCTGGTAGATACAGCGTTGAGAACAGCGGACTCCGGTTATTTGACCCGTCGCCTGGTAGACGTTTCCCAGGATGTGATCATTCGGGAGGTGGATTGCGGTACCCAGCGGGGGATTGTACTGCGCAGCATGAAGGATGGCGATCGCACGCTAATTCCGCTCAAAACCCGCCTGCTGGGCCGTGTTTTTGCCCGGGATGTGCTCCATCCGGTCACTGGAGAAGTGCTGGCAACCCGCAACCAGGATATTTCAGAAACCCTGGCTGAACAGATTGAAAAGGCAGGCGTGGAAGAGGTGATGGTGCGATCGCCCCTCACCTGTGAAGCCACCCGTTCCGTGTGTCAGTCCTGCTATGGCTGGAGTCTGGCTCATGCCAAGACGGTCGATATTGGCGAAGCCGTAGGGATTATCGCGGCTCAATCGATTGGAGAGCCGGGAACCCAGTTGACGATGCGGACCTTCCACACTGGCGGCGTGTTTACCGGGGAAATGGCCCGCCAGGAACGGGCCAGCTTTGAAGGCACCATTCGGTTTCCGAAAAAGTTACGGACCCGTCCGTATCGGACTCGCCACGGAGAAGATGCGCTGGTGGTAGAGTCAGCCGATGCCAAGTCCCAGATCACGCTGGAAGGGAAAAATGGTCAGCAACAATCCTTTTCCGTTGCCCAGGGGGCGACTGTCCTGGTCCGGGATGGGGAAACGGTGAAGCCAGGACAAATTCTGGCAGAAGTGCCTCTGACCGGGCGATCGCGCAAAACCACTGAAAAAGCGGCTAAGGACGTAGCGTCTGACATGGCTGGCGAGGTCAAATTTGCCGATCTGGTGCCGGAGGAAAAGAAAGACCGGCAGGGCAATACGACCCGTATTGCTCAGCGGGGCGGTCTGCTCTGGATTCTCTCTGGGGAGGTTTATAACTTACCGCCGGGTGCAGAACCTATTGTCAATAATGGCGATCGCGTCGAAACAGGCGGAGTGATCGCTGAAACCAAACTCATCACTGAACACGGAGGTACGGTTCGCCTGCCGCAAGAAACGGAAGGCAAAGGTGGCCGGGAAGTTGAAATCATCACCGCCTCTGTACTGCTGGATCAGGCCCGCGTGCGGGTAGAAAGCTATCAGGGACGGGATCACTACCTGATTGAAACGAATCACAATCAGCTTTTTTCCCTGAAAGCGACTCCCGGAACCAAAGTGACCAATAACCAGGTGGTCGCTGAACTGATCGATGACCACTACCGTACTCAAACGGGTGGCATTATCAAATATTCCGGCGTGGAAGTTGCCAAACGGGGCAAGGCCAAACAGGGATACGAAGTGGTCAAAGGAGGTACCCTGCTATGGATTCCGGAGGAGGCTCACGAAGTCAATAAGGACATTTCCCTCCTGATGGTGGAAGATGGTCAGTATGTGGAAGCAGGCACCGAAGTCGTCAAAGACATCTTCTGCCAGAGCAGCGGTGTTGTTGAAGTAACCCAGAAAAATGACATTTTGCGGGAAATCGTGATCAAACCCGGCGATCTGCATATGATCGATAACCTGGATGACATCATTACCCGTGAGAGCACCCTGGTTAATCCTGGTCAACAGATCATGCCAGGGCTGGTTGCCGAGGAATTACGCTACGCCGAGTATGTGGAAACCCCAGAAGGACCAGCCATGCTGCTACGTCCGGTCACAGAGTTTGCCGTACCCGATGAGCCTTCCGTTCCCAGCCAGGAATCCACCAGTGAAGAGTCGGGGCGGTCCATTCGTCTGCGGGCTGTGCAGCGGATGCCCTATAAGGATGGCGAGCGGGTCAAATCCGTAGAAGGGCTGGAACTGCTCAAAATTCAACTGGTGCTGGAGATTGATAAGGATGCGCCTCAACTGGCAGCCGACATTGAGCTGGTACCCGATGAAACCGAACCGGATACCCTGCGCCTCCAGCTCGTCATTCTGGAGTCTCTGGTGGTGCGACGAGATATTGCCGCTGACCCGACCCAGGGCAGCACGCTGACCCGCATTCTGGTTAAAGATGGCGACCTGATTGCCCCTGGAGCGGTGGTTGCCCGTACCGAGATCCAATGTAAGGAAGCCGGGGAAGTCCGCGGGATTCGCCAGGGTGCCGAAGCTATCCGTCGGATTCTGGTGGTTCGAGATGCCGACCAGGTGACCATTGAAATTCCAGGGAAACCTGCCACCGTAAAAGCAGGCGATTTGCTGGTGGCGGGGTCTGAGATTGCGGCTGGAATTGTCCTGGAAGAATCCGGTCAGGTCGTTGAAGTGGGAGATGGCTACATCAAACTGCGGTCTGCCCGTCCCTATCGGGTATCTCCTGGAGCGGTGCTTCACATTGATGATGGCGACCTGGTACAGCGGGGTGACAATCTGGTGTTGCTGGTGTTTGAACGCACCAAGACCGGGGACATTATTCAGGGTCTTCCCAGAATTGAGGAATTGCTGGAAGCTCGCAAACCCAAGGAAGCCTGCATACTGGTGGAACGGGCTGGTACTGCTCAGGTAACCTATGGGGAAGACGATTCAGTGGAAGTCAAGGTGATTGAAACCGATGGAGTGGTGACAGAATACAACCTTAATCCTGGACAAAATGTGATTGTCAGCGACGGACAAGAAGTGAGTGCCGGGGAACGGCTCACGGATGGTCCGGCTAACCCCCATGAATTGCTGGAGATCTTGTTCAAAGCAAATCGGGAATCGGCAGGGATCCATGATGCTGCCCTGCTCAGTTTGCGAGAAGTCCAGATGTTTCTGGTAAATGAGGTTCAGTCAGTGTATCAGTCCCAGGGGATTGATATTTCCGATAAGCATATTGAGGTCGTGGTGCGCCAGATGACATCTAAGGCCCGGATAGATGATGGCGGTGATACGACCATGTTGCCCGGTGAACTGGTTGAACTGTACCAGGTCGAGCAGGTGAATGAGGCAATGTCCATTACTGGTGGTGCTCCAGCGGAATATACGCCCGTACTGCTGGGTATTACCAAGGCATCGCTGAATACAGATAGCTTTATCTCGGCGGCCAGTTTCCAGGAAACTACGCGGGTTCTGACAGAGGCTGCGATCGAAGGGAAGTCTGACTGGTTGCGGGGTTTGAAGGAAAACGTCATTATCGGACGCCTGATTCCGGCAGGTACGGGCTTTAATGCCTATGAAGAGGTGGGCAGCCCGGATATTGATCTGACCTATGAAGGTATCAATATGTTCGATGATGATACGGATCTGAGGGATGTTGTGCTGGACGATCGCACCGCCCGTGCCTATGGATTAGACAGCTTTGAAGATCGCCCCAACTTCACCTTTGACAACTTTGGCATGACGGCTGAAAGTCCTGCATTTTCTCCCATCCTGGAAGATGATGACTTGATTAGCGATGATATAAGCGATGACGGAGATGATGACGATGATGACGATGACGATGATCTGTAG